One Gammaproteobacteria bacterium genomic window, AGGACTTGAGAACTTTGACTGAACAGTTATTCAAAAAGAAACTGGAACCGGTTAAAGGCGTTGCGGCAGTGAAAGTCAGCGGAGGGCTGGAGCAAGAGGTTCAGGTTGAACCCGATCAATATAAATTAGCTCAACTTGGAATATCCATCAATGATATTTCCAACCGTTTAAAACAAGAAAACATCAACCTTTCAGGTGGTGCAATCAAACAAGGAACGCAACTTTATCTGGTAAGAACCGTCAATCAGTTTGAAAACGTCGAGTCGATTCAAGAGATTGTTGTCACAATCAGGGACAATAAGCCGGTTAAACTAAAAGATGTCGCAAAAGTTAGTAAACATCATAAAGACAGAGATTCCATCAATCGTCTGGATGGTAAAGAAGCCATCGAAGTGGCAATTTACAAAGAAGGTGATGCCAATACCGTTGAAGTTGCAGATAATGTAAAACTAAAGCTCAAGGAACTTGAGAAAAGTTTGCCGGCGGACTCATCAATTGCAATTATCAATGACCAATCGGTGTTTATCTCCGATGCGATTGGCAATGTTGTGACATCGGCAATCATTGGAGGTGTTTTGGCGGTTCTGATTATTTATTTGTTCTTGCAGGAGTTTTCAGCAACAGTCGTTATTTCGACATTAATTCCGGTTTCTGTGATTGCCGGGTTCTTCCTCATGTATCAGGCAGGGATTTCATTCAATATCATGTCACTGGGAGGAATCGCACTTGCCATCGGTTTGTTGGTAGATAATGGAATTGTAGTGTTGGAAAACATTGCATCCAAACGAAATCAGGGTGAAGGCAAACTTGAAGCAGTGCAAAAAGGCACGGTCGAAGTTGGAAGTGCCATTGTTGCTTCCACTTTAACAACCGTCGCTGTTTTCCTGCCTTTGGTTTTTGTAAAGGGAATTGCCGGGCAGTTGTTTAAAGATCAGGCGTTAACGGTGACTTTTACATTGATTGTCTCGTTGTTCATTGCCTTGACTTTAGTTCCTATGCTGATGAGCTTAGGTACAAAGAAAACCTACAGCATGGAAATTGATGAAAAAGAGTATCAACCGAAAACCCAATTAGGCTACTATTTAAGAAAAGATAGAAAGTTTTTATTTAATGTTTTAGTTGGAGATTTAGTGAGTTTAATTAAGGGCTTACTGGTACTAATTTCCAAAGGATTGCACTACTTCTTCCTGCCGGCATCAAAATTAATTAACACAGTTTTTAATGCTATTGCTTCAATTTATCATAAGTTATTACCTTGGAGTCTGAAACATAAAGCCCTTGTTTTGTCTGTTACCTTAACTGTTTTCCTCTTGACGATTATGATTATTCCAAGATTGGGAATGAATTTGATTCCGGATTTGGATGCCAATACCATCAGAATCAACTTTAAATTGGCTGAGGGCGAAGTCATTGAAAGAACTGACGAAACAGTCCAATTACTGAGTGAAAAAATAAACAACATCGAATCGGTCGAATTTGTTTATGGAATTGGTGGTGAGGGTTCAAAACTCGATGTGTCGGCATTATCAGCCGGAGAGAATACCGGGCAATTATTGATACGAACATCTGCAAACAGCAATAAGTCAAACATAGAAAGTCAGGTTTTGCAAATTCTGGAACAACATCCCGGACTGAGTGCAGAATTACAAGCCGGTGAATATTTCGAGCTAAGCAATCCGATTGAAATTGAACTTTCCGGATTTGATGTCGAATTGTTAAAAAAACAAGGCAGAAAGCTGCGTGATTTATTGATGCAAAATGAGCACTTTATCAATGTGGATGACGGGCAAACGGACGGAAACCCGGAAATTCAGATTCACTTTGATCAGGAAAGAATTGCCTCATTGGGAATGACCAATCGCCAGGTGGCTGATGTTGTTGTCAATAAGGTTTTGGGTAAGTCTGAAACGACGGTGCATTGGCAAGATCAAAAAATTGATGTCCTCATTCGGAATCCTTTATCACAAAGAAACTCTATCCAATCGGTTTCACAATTGATTATTAACCCGCAAGCCAATAAACCGGTAACACTCGGTGATGTTGCAGAAATAAAAATCACTCGCGGACCCGGCCAAATTTTACGTCGTGACCAGGATCGGGTTGTAGTGATTACAGCAGATATTGTAGGAATTGACTTAGGTAAAGCCGTTGAAGTGGCTCAACAAATTATTGATGAAGCCAATATTCATTCCTTAGTTGCGGTCAAAGTGACCGGACAAAACAAAGATTTAGAAGAATCCAATAACTCCATGATATTTGCATTGTCTTTGGCGGTATTTTTAGTTTATATGGTTTTGGCGTCGCAATTTGAATCCTTTATTCATCCTTTCGTGATTCTTTTCAGTATTCCACTGGCAATGATTGGCGCAGTTTGGGCATTGTATTTAAGCCGAACCGATATTTCCGTTGTGGTTTTTATCGGACTGATAATGCTGGTTGGAATAGTGGTGAATAATGCCATTGTGCTACTGGATAAAATTAAGCAACAGCAAGCCTCAGGTGACAATTTAATTCAGTCTATTATTCATGCCGGGAATGCCCGTCTCCGACCAATTATAATGACTACTATAACAACCGTGTTAGGTCTTTTGCCAATGGTGATTTCGTTTGTTGGTAATCAGTCAGCAGGCGCAGAAATTCGAGCGCCGATGGCAATCACCGTGATTGGCGGTTTGTTGGTTTCGACATTTCTGACGTTAATTGTCATTCCGGTTATTTATGCACTGGTCACTAAAGAAACTTCAGTTAGTTCAAATGTTAATCAGTCAGCAGGTTCTGTATGAAACAAAGTGAGCCAAAAACCAAAAGCAGTTTCAGTGCTTTAGCTGAATTTTCGATTCGTCGTCCAATTACTATAACCATGATATTCTTAAGCATGGTTGTCATTGGGCTGATTTCATCTCGAATGCTTCCCTTGGAGCAATGGCCACAGGTTAATGCTCCGTTTATCAATGTCAATGTTTCCTATCCGTCATCAACTCCTCGTGAAGTGGAACAAAATATCACCCGACCGCTGGAAGAGTCTTTATCAACCATAGGTGATATTGAGGGAATCAACTCAAACTCAAACACCGGAGGCGCAAATATTCAGATTCGCTTCAAATCAGGCATAGATGTTGATGAAAAGCAAATGCTGGTCAAGGAGCAAATAGACCTCACCAAACCTGATTTGCCCGATGATGTTCGCCGGATTGATGTCAATAAAGCGGATATGGGTAGTGGTGCCATCATGGAGTTACGTATTACCGGTGATTTGGATTTGGAAAATGCTTATGATGTCATCAACAAGTATTTGGTAAGACCGGTTGAGCGGGTTCCCGGCGTGGCGAGAGTTGATTTACAGGGGCTTGAGCCTAAAGAGATGCGTATAATGATTGATAACGATGCTATGAAAATGTACGGCATTGGTTTCAATGAATTGACGCAAAAGTTAACAGACTCGAATTTTGCTATTGCCTCAGGAGATTTAAAAACCGGTTATTCCAGCGATGACAAACAAATTCGGGTTGTTCCAAAAGGTCAAATATTGAAACTCGAAGACTTCAAAAACATTTTGCTCAATCAAAGTGGAGTAAAGTTGTCTGATGTCGCTTCCGTCAAAGTCGTCAATGGGGAACGCAACTACGCTCGTCATTTGGATAGAAAGTATTCAGTTGGTTTAGAAATTTACAATGAATCAACCTCTAATTTGGTTGATGTTGCCGAAAGAGTGCTTGAAAAGATTGAAGAAATTTCAAAATCACCGCAAATGAAAGGCATTAAACTGGTGTTTTTGAATAATCAGGCGCAAACAGTCAAAGACTCATTGCATGATGTGGTGATGGCGGGAATTATCGGAGCTTTGCTCAGTTTGATTGTTCTTTATGTTTTTATTCGTGATATTCAGACAACTCTGCTGGTTTCTTTGTCAATTCCAATTTCCATTGTCATCACTTTGGGAATTCTTTATTTTCTGGGTTTGACATTAAATGTACTTTCTCTCATGGGATTGATGCTGGCAATCGGGATGTTGGTTGATAACTCGGTGGTTATTAGTGAAAGTATTTTTACCCGAAGGAGTAGTGGCAAATATGATATTTTGACAGCAATCCGAAAAGGAGTGTCAGACGTGATGGTTCCTGTGATTGCAGGAACAACCACATCAATTTGTGTGTTTTTGCCGATTGTTTTTAATTCCGAAGATATGATTTCAGTCTTTTTGACCCATGTTGCTGCATCAATTATTGCTGCATTGGTCATATCATTATTTTTATCTATTACAGTTGTTCCATTAATCATTTCATATCTTAACAAGAATAAAGAGAACCAAAAGACCGTGAAAAAAACTTGGGTGGACTCGCTCAAAGAAAAATATGTCCGTATTTTGAAGTTCACCCTTGCTCATCGTTGGGTGACGTTCTTTTCAATTGTTATTATTG contains:
- a CDS encoding efflux RND transporter permease subunit, with the protein product MISALIKFATNRRVTVLMLALTLILFGSIAVKEMPLTLLPDLEYPTFTVRTNYENAGPEEIELLITKPVEESVGVVKGLSRIYSVSTTGRSDVKLELGWDADIKQAAYEIRDRIDSVRLPLDAESPYLLRFNPSTAPIMQIALTFSAENSSMESLQDLRTLTEQLFKKKLEPVKGVAAVKVSGGLEQEVQVEPDQYKLAQLGISINDISNRLKQENINLSGGAIKQGTQLYLVRTVNQFENVESIQEIVVTIRDNKPVKLKDVAKVSKHHKDRDSINRLDGKEAIEVAIYKEGDANTVEVADNVKLKLKELEKSLPADSSIAIINDQSVFISDAIGNVVTSAIIGGVLAVLIIYLFLQEFSATVVISTLIPVSVIAGFFLMYQAGISFNIMSLGGIALAIGLLVDNGIVVLENIASKRNQGEGKLEAVQKGTVEVGSAIVASTLTTVAVFLPLVFVKGIAGQLFKDQALTVTFTLIVSLFIALTLVPMLMSLGTKKTYSMEIDEKEYQPKTQLGYYLRKDRKFLFNVLVGDLVSLIKGLLVLISKGLHYFFLPASKLINTVFNAIASIYHKLLPWSLKHKALVLSVTLTVFLLTIMIIPRLGMNLIPDLDANTIRINFKLAEGEVIERTDETVQLLSEKINNIESVEFVYGIGGEGSKLDVSALSAGENTGQLLIRTSANSNKSNIESQVLQILEQHPGLSAELQAGEYFELSNPIEIELSGFDVELLKKQGRKLRDLLMQNEHFINVDDGQTDGNPEIQIHFDQERIASLGMTNRQVADVVVNKVLGKSETTVHWQDQKIDVLIRNPLSQRNSIQSVSQLIINPQANKPVTLGDVAEIKITRGPGQILRRDQDRVVVITADIVGIDLGKAVEVAQQIIDEANIHSLVAVKVTGQNKDLEESNNSMIFALSLAVFLVYMVLASQFESFIHPFVILFSIPLAMIGAVWALYLSRTDISVVVFIGLIMLVGIVVNNAIVLLDKIKQQQASGDNLIQSIIHAGNARLRPIIMTTITTVLGLLPMVISFVGNQSAGAEIRAPMAITVIGGLLVSTFLTLIVIPVIYALVTKETSVSSNVNQSAGSV
- a CDS encoding efflux RND transporter permease subunit, yielding MKQSEPKTKSSFSALAEFSIRRPITITMIFLSMVVIGLISSRMLPLEQWPQVNAPFINVNVSYPSSTPREVEQNITRPLEESLSTIGDIEGINSNSNTGGANIQIRFKSGIDVDEKQMLVKEQIDLTKPDLPDDVRRIDVNKADMGSGAIMELRITGDLDLENAYDVINKYLVRPVERVPGVARVDLQGLEPKEMRIMIDNDAMKMYGIGFNELTQKLTDSNFAIASGDLKTGYSSDDKQIRVVPKGQILKLEDFKNILLNQSGVKLSDVASVKVVNGERNYARHLDRKYSVGLEIYNESTSNLVDVAERVLEKIEEISKSPQMKGIKLVFLNNQAQTVKDSLHDVVMAGIIGALLSLIVLYVFIRDIQTTLLVSLSIPISIVITLGILYFLGLTLNVLSLMGLMLAIGMLVDNSVVISESIFTRRSSGKYDILTAIRKGVSDVMVPVIAGTTTSICVFLPIVFNSEDMISVFLTHVAASIIAALVISLFLSITVVPLIISYLNKNKENQKTVKKTWVDSLKEKYVRILKFTLAHRWVTFFSIVIIVISGLVVNSLWVEKEDGIRGGDGDSRDFWMPYHVDGSFTLERLKKDVDKVEDYLYANKDKYDIDTVYSYYQENGFVGTKVYLVDESEATRPLAEIKKEIIENLPQITIGKPSLRFGRGRGNDGMSVYLLGDSQEVMLDMVPSILLELNRIEGVIGAQVDNRNQREELRIQVNRERAYRLGVDPNTVAQSVNIAMRGMNLRDLVTETGEMPVIVRFYETGEFKLEQLLNLPIKTRNGNQVSLETVADVINTNSPQQIRRYDRMGAVQIDVDLETDVNQTEIKNKVSAIMSQFYFPSGYSWTFDNDTRNRGGQSDSMASNIKVAIALIFIVMAALFESLLFPLCVISSILFSYIGVFFFFAITGTNFTIMAAIGMLILIGVVVNNGIVLIDHINQLRIRGLNRYDAVLQAGRDRLRPILMTVFTTVVGLIPLAMSVSQVGGRGPAYFPMARAIIGGLTFSTVVSLLVLPSLYCWLDDLRAWTKERLKTGTMVKSN